In Ignavibacteriales bacterium, the following are encoded in one genomic region:
- the mutS gene encoding DNA mismatch repair protein MutS yields the protein MKQYRQIKQKYPDTLLLFRMGDFFETFEDDAITASKVLGITLTKRANGKASDVPLAGFPHHALDNYLPKLVKAGLRVAVCEQMEDPKLAKGIVKRDVVEVVTPGATFSEKLLDHKSNNFLASIYINGDVCGFAFCDVSTGEFATSEVHIKQLKEQVEIIGPSEILVSKKEKEKVFQTIGFDPDASFDEKKKYVITKIDDWVFNNDYAVELLTTQFNTKSLKGFGIDNMREGIIAAGCILNYLNETQKTNLEHLKKIYNYDYSDYIILDPSTKRNLEITSSISEGGREGTLISILDCTETAMGGRLLKKWVSRPLKKREQIERRLEAVSDLYSNKREREDLLNDLKSVADLERLLSKVSTGKAVPRDILQLKISLLQINNIREKLDNFTSKSITSLRQNLIDIPELTKEIEKAVNQNFIEGRDNYGVINKGYNPNLDELKDIMINGKTWMDNFQSRERKRTGINSLKVAFNKVFGYYIDITRTHADKVPQDYIRKQTLVNSERYITQELKEYEDKILNAEEKISVIESKIFNDLRLFILQFTDDIQKNAILIATLDTLLSFAQVSEMYRYIRPEVNDSDAITIAEGRHPVIERLLTAGEQYIANDTAIDTANNQILIITGPNMSGKSSYLRQVGLIVLLAQIGCFIPAKSASIGIVDKIFTRVGASDNIAKGESTFLVEMHEAANILNNATSKSLILLDEIGRGTSTYDGISIAWAMTEYLHENPNIRAKTLFATHYHELNALANLYPRIKNYRVEVREYGDKVIFLRKINEGTADHSYGIQVAQMAGLPDAVTKRAKEILNSLEDKESSRKKKDQLQVSLFEVEKKEEKDETTDEVIKMLDEVDVNNITPVEALNMLKKIKDNL from the coding sequence CTTCCGTATGGGCGATTTCTTTGAGACGTTCGAAGATGATGCCATAACTGCATCCAAGGTGCTCGGCATTACTCTTACTAAGCGCGCAAACGGTAAAGCTTCTGATGTCCCGCTTGCCGGCTTTCCGCACCATGCGCTGGATAATTATCTGCCCAAGCTAGTCAAAGCCGGTCTCCGTGTTGCCGTATGTGAGCAAATGGAGGACCCCAAGCTTGCTAAAGGTATCGTGAAGCGTGATGTCGTCGAAGTTGTTACACCCGGTGCGACTTTCTCCGAGAAACTTCTCGACCATAAATCTAACAATTTTCTCGCCTCTATTTATATTAATGGCGACGTGTGTGGGTTTGCATTCTGCGATGTATCTACAGGCGAGTTTGCCACTTCGGAAGTTCATATCAAACAGTTGAAAGAACAGGTCGAGATCATCGGTCCCTCCGAGATACTTGTCTCGAAAAAGGAAAAAGAAAAAGTTTTTCAGACGATAGGCTTCGACCCGGACGCATCATTCGATGAGAAGAAGAAATATGTTATTACTAAGATTGACGATTGGGTATTTAACAATGATTATGCTGTCGAGCTCCTGACGACACAGTTTAATACTAAGTCGTTAAAGGGCTTCGGTATAGATAACATGCGAGAAGGCATTATTGCCGCGGGATGTATCCTGAATTACCTTAATGAGACGCAAAAGACAAATCTCGAGCACCTAAAGAAGATCTATAATTATGACTATTCCGATTATATAATACTCGACCCGTCTACTAAGCGGAATCTGGAAATAACATCATCCATTTCCGAGGGCGGGAGGGAAGGAACACTTATCTCTATACTCGACTGTACCGAGACTGCAATGGGCGGACGCCTGCTTAAGAAATGGGTTTCCAGACCATTAAAGAAAAGAGAGCAGATCGAGCGAAGACTTGAAGCAGTGAGCGATCTATATAGTAATAAGCGCGAGAGGGAAGACCTTCTAAACGATCTAAAATCTGTTGCGGACCTGGAGCGACTACTCTCAAAAGTTTCCACCGGCAAAGCAGTACCGCGTGACATACTCCAGCTCAAAATTTCCCTGTTGCAGATAAATAACATTCGTGAGAAACTGGATAATTTCACCTCTAAATCCATTACGTCACTCAGACAGAATCTGATTGACATTCCCGAACTCACTAAAGAGATAGAGAAAGCGGTCAACCAGAACTTCATCGAAGGCAGAGATAATTACGGTGTGATAAACAAAGGTTACAATCCGAACCTGGATGAACTCAAGGACATTATGATCAACGGAAAAACCTGGATGGATAACTTCCAATCACGGGAAAGAAAGCGAACGGGAATAAATTCGCTGAAGGTTGCTTTCAACAAAGTCTTCGGTTATTACATTGATATCACACGCACTCATGCAGATAAAGTCCCGCAGGATTACATTCGTAAGCAGACCCTCGTCAATAGCGAGCGTTACATCACGCAGGAACTCAAGGAGTACGAAGACAAGATCCTCAACGCGGAAGAAAAGATCTCCGTCATTGAAAGCAAGATTTTTAACGACCTGCGATTGTTTATTTTGCAATTCACGGACGACATACAAAAGAACGCAATTCTCATTGCGACACTGGACACTCTGCTCAGTTTCGCGCAGGTATCGGAGATGTACCGTTACATTCGCCCTGAAGTAAATGATTCCGACGCTATAACCATTGCCGAAGGACGCCATCCCGTCATCGAACGCCTCCTGACGGCAGGAGAACAGTACATTGCTAATGACACAGCGATCGACACTGCTAATAACCAGATCCTGATCATTACCGGTCCTAATATGAGCGGTAAGTCAAGCTATCTCCGACAGGTGGGATTGATAGTTCTGCTTGCCCAGATAGGATGTTTTATTCCTGCTAAAAGCGCGAGTATCGGCATAGTGGATAAGATATTCACTCGCGTCGGGGCTTCGGATAATATTGCTAAAGGCGAAAGTACGTTCCTGGTCGAGATGCATGAAGCCGCGAATATACTCAATAACGCCACCTCAAAAAGTCTAATCCTTCTCGACGAGATAGGGCGCGGAACAAGCACATACGATGGTATCTCCATTGCGTGGGCTATGACGGAGTATCTTCACGAAAATCCTAATATTCGTGCCAAGACGCTTTTCGCAACACACTATCATGAACTCAATGCTCTCGCAAATCTCTATCCCCGAATAAAAAACTACCGAGTGGAAGTCCGCGAATACGGTGATAAGGTCATCTTCCTCCGAAAAATAAACGAAGGCACTGCCGATCACAGCTATGGTATTCAGGTCGCGCAGATGGCTGGTCTCCCGGATGCCGTCACAAAGCGCGCGAAGGAAATACTGAATTCCCTCGAAGACAAAGAATCCTCCCGCAAGAAAAAAGATCAATTGCAGGTCAGCTTGTTCGAAGTTGAGAAGAAGGAAGAAAAAGATGAGACAACAGACGAAGTAATTAAGATGCTGGACGAAGTTGATGTAAACAATATCACACCGGTAGAGGCTTTAAATATGCTGAAAAAAATTAAGGATAACTTATAA
- a CDS encoding tetratricopeptide repeat protein, protein MRALITTFLLAFLFFSLPVHSQSLKPEEIFEMYNKSIVVIYPVDFNGEVMGQGSGVILKDKGMLLTNFHVFAGAEKMIVVHDEDTLNYSAIIGVDVEKDVVIAQLDGWDCANIPVGNSDNLKIGEEVYAIGSPMGLENTITKGIVSGYRTSLGDIKSSLIQIDASLSPGSSGGAIFNSKGELIGITALGLKGGNNLNFAIPINTVMSTDLGNYSDQKKLQALNYFYQGKNLYEEGENKEAIEYYSKFLDIFPNDHKGYNYRGLAYFAAKNYEKALKDFNKAISIDRAYAPAYNNRGETYFKMEEYEKSIKDFTRVIKLFPDNLQAYYSRGVVKMSDGDNEEAIEDFEVVVKKQPDNAEAYVNMGIAYYNDKHYERAISSWKKAIKIDPSLQPRLQGIMDLADALWQYNIK, encoded by the coding sequence ATGAGAGCACTAATTACCACGTTTTTGCTGGCATTTTTATTCTTTTCACTGCCGGTCCACTCTCAATCGCTCAAGCCGGAAGAAATTTTCGAAATGTATAATAAATCGATTGTTGTAATATACCCGGTCGATTTTAACGGGGAAGTAATGGGTCAGGGCAGCGGTGTGATCCTCAAGGATAAAGGAATGCTGTTAACGAACTTCCACGTATTTGCTGGAGCCGAGAAAATGATAGTAGTGCATGACGAGGACACTCTAAATTACAGCGCGATAATAGGTGTAGATGTAGAAAAGGATGTAGTAATAGCACAACTCGACGGATGGGATTGCGCAAACATACCGGTTGGAAACAGCGACAACTTAAAGATCGGCGAGGAGGTTTACGCAATAGGCAGTCCAATGGGGCTCGAGAATACGATCACAAAGGGTATCGTGAGCGGATACAGAACATCGCTGGGTGATATAAAAAGCAGTTTGATACAGATAGACGCCAGCCTGTCACCGGGAAGCAGCGGCGGGGCTATCTTTAATTCGAAGGGTGAACTCATCGGCATAACCGCTCTGGGACTAAAAGGCGGGAATAATCTAAACTTTGCAATCCCTATCAATACCGTGATGTCAACCGACCTGGGAAATTATTCCGACCAGAAGAAACTGCAGGCACTTAATTATTTTTACCAGGGAAAGAACCTGTATGAAGAGGGTGAGAATAAGGAAGCTATCGAGTATTATTCAAAGTTCCTCGACATATTCCCGAACGATCACAAAGGATATAACTATAGAGGGCTGGCATATTTCGCGGCGAAAAATTATGAGAAGGCGCTTAAGGATTTTAATAAGGCTATCAGCATAGACAGGGCTTACGCGCCGGCATATAATAACAGGGGCGAGACGTATTTCAAAATGGAGGAATACGAAAAGTCCATAAAAGATTTTACGAGAGTAATAAAACTTTTTCCGGATAACCTGCAGGCATATTATTCAAGAGGTGTGGTAAAGATGAGTGACGGAGATAATGAGGAAGCTATAGAGGACTTTGAAGTGGTGGTAAAGAAACAGCCGGACAATGCCGAGGCATACGTAAACATGGGAATAGCTTATTATAATGACAAGCACTACGAGAGGGCGATATCAAGCTGGAAGAAAGCAATAAAGATAGACCCTTCACTGCAGCCCAGGTTACAGGGAATAATGGACCTGGCTGATGCATTATGGCAGTATAATATAAAGTAG
- a CDS encoding SPFH domain-containing protein → MALIDVIQFFDETGRTMVHREPQDGSAAFRLGTQLIVQDSQAAVFYRDGKALDVFQAGRHTLTTENIPLLTKLISLPFGGTSPFQAQVYFVAMKKFIDLKWGTKSPINFRDTELNYVQLRASGKFSIRVVDPRQFLMEIVSTQGLYMTNEIEDYLRDAIVSRLNTVLGQNLKTVFDLGQNYPQIETGVKSEVSDFFKSMGIELTDLIIAGIVPPEEVQEKINERSSMGAVGDLDAYMKFKTAQSIEKAAENEGGGLAGMGAGLGAGMGMANMMTQAFNNQNQNQGQNQNPQNQNQQPVQQKMSMDEITAAIEKLGKLKEQGLLTQEEFDTKKADLLAKM, encoded by the coding sequence ATGGCACTTATAGATGTAATACAATTTTTCGATGAGACCGGGAGGACTATGGTGCATCGCGAACCGCAGGACGGTTCCGCGGCATTCCGTCTCGGCACACAGCTCATTGTGCAGGATTCACAGGCTGCCGTCTTTTATCGCGACGGTAAAGCGCTCGATGTATTCCAGGCGGGAAGACATACTCTGACAACGGAAAATATTCCTTTGCTGACTAAACTTATCAGCCTGCCTTTCGGCGGTACATCACCGTTCCAGGCACAGGTCTATTTTGTTGCTATGAAAAAGTTCATAGACCTGAAATGGGGTACGAAGTCACCTATCAATTTCCGTGACACAGAACTCAATTATGTCCAGCTCCGCGCATCCGGTAAATTTTCGATCAGGGTAGTTGACCCGAGACAATTCCTCATGGAGATAGTCTCTACGCAGGGTCTTTACATGACTAATGAGATCGAAGATTACCTTAGGGACGCGATCGTATCGAGATTGAATACAGTTCTTGGTCAAAACCTGAAGACGGTTTTCGACCTTGGACAAAATTATCCACAGATCGAGACAGGTGTAAAATCCGAAGTATCGGACTTCTTCAAATCCATGGGTATCGAACTTACCGACCTCATTATTGCCGGTATCGTACCTCCGGAAGAAGTACAGGAAAAGATCAACGAAAGAAGCTCAATGGGCGCTGTCGGAGATCTCGACGCTTACATGAAATTCAAAACTGCTCAATCTATCGAAAAGGCAGCCGAAAACGAAGGCGGCGGTCTCGCAGGTATGGGCGCAGGTCTTGGTGCCGGTATGGGAATGGCTAATATGATGACACAGGCATTCAATAACCAAAATCAGAACCAGGGACAAAATCAAAATCCGCAGAACCAGAATCAACAGCCGGTTCAGCAAAAGATGTCCATGGATGAGATCACTGCGGCTATCGAAAAGCTCGGGAAACTTAAGGAGCAGGGACTTCTTACTCAGGAAGAATTCGATACAAAGAAAGCAGATCTGTTAGCAAAAATGTAG
- a CDS encoding GxxExxY protein: MNENELAKIVVDKALKVHKVLGPGLLESAYEECLYYELAKAGLKVERQKPMPLKYEDVSLDCGYRLDILVNDKLIIEIKAVEKFNNIYFAQLLSYLRLSNLKLGLLINFNVTLLKDGIKRIANNL; encoded by the coding sequence ATGAATGAGAATGAACTTGCAAAGATTGTAGTTGATAAAGCTTTAAAAGTTCACAAAGTACTTGGACCGGGTTTATTGGAATCTGCGTATGAAGAATGCCTTTACTATGAATTAGCCAAGGCAGGTCTTAAAGTCGAACGACAGAAACCAATGCCCTTGAAATATGAAGATGTATCTTTGGATTGTGGATATCGGTTAGATATTCTCGTTAATGATAAATTGATAATTGAAATTAAAGCTGTTGAGAAGTTCAATAATATTTATTTTGCTCAACTGTTGTCATATTTAAGGCTTTCAAATCTTAAGTTAGGACTTTTAATAAATTTTAATGTTACTTTGCTAAAAGATGGTATTAAAAGAATAGCTAATAACTTATAG